In the genome of Luteitalea sp., one region contains:
- the lpxB gene encoding lipid-A-disaccharide synthase translates to MASVMISCGEPSGDLYAGALVERLRAIDPATTAFGFGGPRLVAAGAALIGDYRGFAVTGLTEVIRQLPRTYGMYRRLLAAARSRRPDVFVAIDFADFNFRLGRALHRMGIPIVYYVGPQLWAWRSGRLTAMKQFVQRVLVIFPFEDAIYRDAGIPVTFVGHPLVELIEVREDRAALLSRLGLRPDRPTVALLPGSRPNEVRAILPVLLAAARLIADAQRDTQFVVARAPGLDDQLFAESKVAPVVEGATDELLAAADLVVTASGTATVQTALHEKPMVVVYRLSPLTYAVGKRFVKIDTYGMVNLVAGRKIVPELIQDSLTPEAVAAHTLRYLTDSAHHEATRDAVRQVKSRLGGPGASRRAAEAILQVAGRG, encoded by the coding sequence TTCGGCGGACCGCGCCTCGTGGCAGCGGGCGCCGCGCTCATCGGCGACTATCGTGGCTTCGCGGTGACCGGCCTGACCGAGGTGATTCGCCAGCTACCGCGTACGTATGGCATGTATCGGCGTCTCCTCGCGGCGGCGCGCTCGCGCCGGCCGGACGTCTTCGTCGCCATTGACTTTGCAGACTTCAACTTTCGGCTCGGCCGTGCCCTTCACCGAATGGGCATACCGATCGTCTACTACGTCGGCCCGCAGCTCTGGGCCTGGCGATCGGGCCGACTCACGGCGATGAAGCAGTTCGTCCAACGCGTGCTCGTCATCTTTCCGTTCGAGGACGCCATCTACCGCGATGCGGGCATTCCGGTGACGTTCGTAGGTCATCCACTCGTCGAGTTGATCGAGGTGCGCGAGGATCGAGCGGCGCTCCTGTCCCGGCTCGGGCTCAGGCCGGACCGTCCGACCGTTGCCTTGCTGCCGGGGAGCCGGCCCAACGAGGTGAGGGCGATTTTACCAGTGCTGCTCGCGGCGGCGCGTCTGATTGCGGATGCCCAGCGCGACACCCAGTTCGTCGTCGCACGTGCTCCAGGCCTCGACGATCAGCTGTTCGCCGAAAGCAAGGTGGCACCGGTTGTCGAGGGTGCGACCGACGAGCTGCTTGCGGCTGCCGACCTGGTCGTCACGGCATCCGGCACCGCGACCGTGCAGACGGCGCTTCACGAGAAGCCCATGGTGGTCGTCTATCGCCTCTCGCCGCTTACCTATGCTGTTGGTAAGCGTTTCGTGAAGATCGACACGTACGGCATGGTCAACTTGGTAGCAGGCCGAAAGATCGTGCCCGAGCTGATCCAGGATAGCCTCACACCGGAAGCGGTCGCGGCGCACACGCTGCGATACCTCACGGACTCTGCACACCATGAGGCGACGCGCGACGCCGTACGCCAGGTCAAGTCGCGCCTCGGTGGCCCAGGTGCCAGTCGCCGTGCTGCCGAAGCCATCTTGCAGGTCGCCGGTCGAGGCTAA